Proteins encoded together in one Leucoraja erinacea ecotype New England chromosome 30, Leri_hhj_1, whole genome shotgun sequence window:
- the LOC129711691 gene encoding transmembrane protein 52-like translates to MASLRPLLTATVCVLCLLQATGTRAQNCDQGEDGSCRSHWTHLWYVWLILLTVFLLLVCGVAASCVKCCRRSKPQAPTFASRPYEVTVIAIDNDSSITPNSTLQYISTGRNHMPLRDPSQLILPPPSYSLCTIDNPPTYEMALKMAKAPETSDPKSGAENPNGNGAQIPERIRGPGSTDGTVASSASASS, encoded by the exons ATGGCGAGCTTGCGGCCGCTGCTGACGGCTACAGTGTGTGTGCTCTGCCTGCTTCAG GCGACTGGCACCCGGGCTCAGAACTGCGACCAAGGAGAGGACGGCAG TTGCCGCTCGCATTGGACCCACCTGTGGTATGTGTG GTTGATTCTGTTGACAGTCTTCCTGCTGCTGGTGTGTGGGGTGGCGGCCAGCTGTGTCAAGTGCTGCCGGAGGTCCAAGCCTCAAGCCCCCACCTTTGCCAGCCGACCGTACGAAGTGACTGTGATCGCCATTGACAATGACAGCAGCATAACAC CAAACAGTACCCTGCAGTACATATCCACCGGCAGGAATCACATGCCGTTGCGGGATCCCAGTCAACTCATCCTGCCTCCTCCATCATACAGCCTATGCACCATTGACAACCCTCCAACCTATGAGATGGCCCTGAAAATGGCCAAAGCTCCTGAGACCTCTGACCCAAAGAGCGGGGCAGAGAATCCAAATGGAAATGGGGCTCAGATTCCAGAAAGGATCAGAGGGCCTGGATCCACAGATGGAACAGTTGCATCATCTGCATCGGCATCGTCGTAG